The following proteins are encoded in a genomic region of Phycodurus eques isolate BA_2022a chromosome 11, UOR_Pequ_1.1, whole genome shotgun sequence:
- the LOC133409514 gene encoding putative pre-mRNA-splicing factor ATP-dependent RNA helicase DHX32 isoform X1, protein MRSEAAGPMALDTLSVQDSFEGSDKEEYDGVLELNQFDGLPYSSRFYTLLKERKHLSIWNIKRDFMDALVKEQVVIVAAATATGRSSQIPEWCTEFCLSLQFRHGTVACSQTQAQQAVDLALRVADEMDVNIGHEVGYRIPLQTCCADDTVLRYCTDDTLLREMMSDPLLERYAVVVVDQVHQRTVATDILQGLLKNITLQRPDLRVVLLTATRLSPKHLSLFSGTTGPPPVIDLDSRTAGEVVYSDTGESYFCSALRLVLEIHRSEEDGDVVVFLVTSQEIELALDILHHESLSFPPNLGRFLPIAVHPDQSGTLTTLGENDPSRTRRVLLTASPNEDFFWAVNSVNFVIDVGLEKRYVYNPRIRTNTVTIQPISASQARSRKQLVGPTGKCFCIYPEDRQLPDDIRPHIVESDVTSTVLFLKRMEIAGLGQCDFIDKPGKMTQRSTEKFPVHSNPLGKLVSRASDPEGLMQALEELDYLAALDDDGNLSEIGIIMSEFPVQPQLAKALLASCEFDCVSELLIIAAMLTAPTCFKLPADDLKTDVSRRHAKFQHPEGDHFTLINIFTAFKRCRQDPRYDVDKWCSDFHLDRGALTAADILHVDMADTLARIELPVSAPAFSSRANSVNVRRALLAGFFMQVARDVDGSGNFLILTNKHVAQIHWPSGYCVKSLTAEPVEWLLFHEHSFSLDNCLRIVTPIAPEEFIQMVPQYFFSNLPQSESKVLLQNILDSSASRCGDKKATNSQQATTHDRCLVQ, encoded by the exons ATGAGATCCGAAGCGGCCGGTCCGATGGCGCTGGACACTTTGAGCGTACAGGACTCCTTTGAAGGCTCGGACAAGGAAGAATATGACGGCGTTTTGGAGCTGAACCAGTTCGACGGACTGCCGTACTCGTCCAGATTTTACACGCTGCTGAAGGAAAGGAAACATCTTTCAATCTGGAACATCAAGAGGGACTTCATGGACGCGCTGGTCAAAGAACAAGTCGTCATTGTCGCAGCTGCTACTGCAACTGGAAGGAGCTCTCAA ATTCCCGAGTGGTGTACCGAATTCTGCCTGTCGCTCCAGTTCCGGCACGGCACGGTGGCGTGCAGTCAGACGCAGGCGCAGCAGGCAGTGGACTTGGCCTTGAGGGTGGCCGACGAGATGGACGTCAACATTGGTCACGAGGTCGGCTACAGGATCCCCCTGCAGACGTGCTGCGCCGACGACACCGTCCTCAG GTACTGTACAGATGACACCCTCCTGAGAGAGATGATGTCAGACCCTCTGCTGGAGCGCTAcgctgtggtggtggtggaccAGGTGCACCAGAGGACTGTGGCCACTGACATTCTCCAGGGCCTGCTGAAAAACATAACCCTGCAGAGGCCGGACCTCCGCGTGGTCCTCCTCACCGCGACAAGGCTCAGTCCCAAACATCTGTCTCTCTTCTCCGGAACCACGGGGCCACCACCCGTGATCGACCTGGACAGTCGGACCGCAGGGGAGGTGGTCTACAGCGATACAGGCGAAAGCTACTTCTGCTCAGCGCTGCGTCTGGTCCTGGAAATCCACCGCTCTGAGGAGGATGGGGACGTGGTCGTAtttctggtcaccagtcag GAGATAGAACTGGCTCTTGACATCCTGCATCATGAAAGCCTGAGCTTCCCCCCTAACCTGGGAAGATTCCTGCCCATCGCCGTGCACCCTGACCAGTCTGGAACCCTCACCACCCTGGGCGAGAATGACCCAAGTCGGACACGAAGGGTTTTGCTCACCGCCAGCCCAAATGAGGACTTCTTTTGGGCTGTCAACTCAGTTAACTTTGTCATCGATGTGGGCTTGGAGAAAAGATAC GTTTACAACCCGAGGATCCGAACAAACACCGTCACAATTCAGCCGATCAGCGCCAGTCAAGCGAGGAGCCGCAAACAGCTTGTTGGTCCAACAG ggAAGTGTTTCTGCATTTATCCCGAGGACAGACAGCTTCCGGACGACATTCGCCCGCACATCGTGGAGTCCGACGTGACCTCCACGGTGCTCTTTTTGAAAAGGATGGAGATCGCCGGCTTGGGCCAATGTGATTTCATCGACAAGCCAGGCAAGATGACACAAAGGAGCACAGAAAAGTTCCCTGTACATTCCAACCCATTAGGGAAGCTGGTGAGCCGTGCATCAG ATCCAGAGGGTCTGATGCAGGCCTTGGAGGAACTGGACTACCTGGCCGCCCTGGATGACGACGGCAACCTGTCTGAGATCGGCATCATCATGTCGGAGTTCCCTGTGCAGCCTCAGCTGGCCAAGGCTCTGCTGGCCTCCTGCGAGTTCGACTGCGTCAGCGAGCTGCTCATCATCGCCGCCATGCTCACAG CTCCAACATGCTTCAAGCTTCCTGCGGATGACTTAAAGACGGACGTGTCTCGACGTCACGCTAAGTTCCAGCACCCCGAAGGAGATCACTTTACCCTCATCAACATTTTCACGGCGTTCAAACGTTGTCGACAGGACCCGC GTTACGACGTGGACAAGTGGTGTAGCGACTTCCACCTGGACCGTGGGGCTTTAACGGCGGCAGACATCCTTCACGTCGACATGGCCGACACGCTGGCGAGGATCGAGCTGCCCGTGTCGGCGCCCGCCTTCAGCTCACGGGCTAACAGCGTCAACGTCAGGAGAGCTCTGCTGGCCGGCTTCTTCATGCAG GTGGCGCGTGATGTGGACGGCTCGGGCAACTTCTTGATTCTGACCAACAAGCATGTGGCGCAGATCCACTGGCCGTCGGGTTACTGCGTCAAGAGTCTGACGGCGGAGCCCGTGGAGTGGCTGCTGTTCCACGAGCACTCCTTCTCACTGGACAACTGTCTCCGCATCGTCACACCAATCGCACCAGAAGA GTTCATTCAGATGGTGCCACAGTATTTCTTCTCCAATCTGCCACAGAGTGAGAGCAAAGTTCTCCTGCAGAATATTCTGGACAGTTCAGCATCTCGCTGCGGTGACAAGAAAGCAACCAACTCCCAGCAAGCGACCACACACGACCGCTGCCTTGTTCAGTGA
- the LOC133409514 gene encoding putative pre-mRNA-splicing factor ATP-dependent RNA helicase DHX32 isoform X2, with the protein MRSEAAGPMALDTLSVQDSFEGSDKEEYDGVLELNQFDGLPYSSRFYTLLKERKHLSIWNIKRDFMDALVKEQVVIVAAATATGRSSQFRHGTVACSQTQAQQAVDLALRVADEMDVNIGHEVGYRIPLQTCCADDTVLRYCTDDTLLREMMSDPLLERYAVVVVDQVHQRTVATDILQGLLKNITLQRPDLRVVLLTATRLSPKHLSLFSGTTGPPPVIDLDSRTAGEVVYSDTGESYFCSALRLVLEIHRSEEDGDVVVFLVTSQEIELALDILHHESLSFPPNLGRFLPIAVHPDQSGTLTTLGENDPSRTRRVLLTASPNEDFFWAVNSVNFVIDVGLEKRYVYNPRIRTNTVTIQPISASQARSRKQLVGPTGKCFCIYPEDRQLPDDIRPHIVESDVTSTVLFLKRMEIAGLGQCDFIDKPGKMTQRSTEKFPVHSNPLGKLVSRASDPEGLMQALEELDYLAALDDDGNLSEIGIIMSEFPVQPQLAKALLASCEFDCVSELLIIAAMLTAPTCFKLPADDLKTDVSRRHAKFQHPEGDHFTLINIFTAFKRCRQDPRYDVDKWCSDFHLDRGALTAADILHVDMADTLARIELPVSAPAFSSRANSVNVRRALLAGFFMQVARDVDGSGNFLILTNKHVAQIHWPSGYCVKSLTAEPVEWLLFHEHSFSLDNCLRIVTPIAPEEFIQMVPQYFFSNLPQSESKVLLQNILDSSASRCGDKKATNSQQATTHDRCLVQ; encoded by the exons ATGAGATCCGAAGCGGCCGGTCCGATGGCGCTGGACACTTTGAGCGTACAGGACTCCTTTGAAGGCTCGGACAAGGAAGAATATGACGGCGTTTTGGAGCTGAACCAGTTCGACGGACTGCCGTACTCGTCCAGATTTTACACGCTGCTGAAGGAAAGGAAACATCTTTCAATCTGGAACATCAAGAGGGACTTCATGGACGCGCTGGTCAAAGAACAAGTCGTCATTGTCGCAGCTGCTACTGCAACTGGAAGGAGCTCTCAA TTCCGGCACGGCACGGTGGCGTGCAGTCAGACGCAGGCGCAGCAGGCAGTGGACTTGGCCTTGAGGGTGGCCGACGAGATGGACGTCAACATTGGTCACGAGGTCGGCTACAGGATCCCCCTGCAGACGTGCTGCGCCGACGACACCGTCCTCAG GTACTGTACAGATGACACCCTCCTGAGAGAGATGATGTCAGACCCTCTGCTGGAGCGCTAcgctgtggtggtggtggaccAGGTGCACCAGAGGACTGTGGCCACTGACATTCTCCAGGGCCTGCTGAAAAACATAACCCTGCAGAGGCCGGACCTCCGCGTGGTCCTCCTCACCGCGACAAGGCTCAGTCCCAAACATCTGTCTCTCTTCTCCGGAACCACGGGGCCACCACCCGTGATCGACCTGGACAGTCGGACCGCAGGGGAGGTGGTCTACAGCGATACAGGCGAAAGCTACTTCTGCTCAGCGCTGCGTCTGGTCCTGGAAATCCACCGCTCTGAGGAGGATGGGGACGTGGTCGTAtttctggtcaccagtcag GAGATAGAACTGGCTCTTGACATCCTGCATCATGAAAGCCTGAGCTTCCCCCCTAACCTGGGAAGATTCCTGCCCATCGCCGTGCACCCTGACCAGTCTGGAACCCTCACCACCCTGGGCGAGAATGACCCAAGTCGGACACGAAGGGTTTTGCTCACCGCCAGCCCAAATGAGGACTTCTTTTGGGCTGTCAACTCAGTTAACTTTGTCATCGATGTGGGCTTGGAGAAAAGATAC GTTTACAACCCGAGGATCCGAACAAACACCGTCACAATTCAGCCGATCAGCGCCAGTCAAGCGAGGAGCCGCAAACAGCTTGTTGGTCCAACAG ggAAGTGTTTCTGCATTTATCCCGAGGACAGACAGCTTCCGGACGACATTCGCCCGCACATCGTGGAGTCCGACGTGACCTCCACGGTGCTCTTTTTGAAAAGGATGGAGATCGCCGGCTTGGGCCAATGTGATTTCATCGACAAGCCAGGCAAGATGACACAAAGGAGCACAGAAAAGTTCCCTGTACATTCCAACCCATTAGGGAAGCTGGTGAGCCGTGCATCAG ATCCAGAGGGTCTGATGCAGGCCTTGGAGGAACTGGACTACCTGGCCGCCCTGGATGACGACGGCAACCTGTCTGAGATCGGCATCATCATGTCGGAGTTCCCTGTGCAGCCTCAGCTGGCCAAGGCTCTGCTGGCCTCCTGCGAGTTCGACTGCGTCAGCGAGCTGCTCATCATCGCCGCCATGCTCACAG CTCCAACATGCTTCAAGCTTCCTGCGGATGACTTAAAGACGGACGTGTCTCGACGTCACGCTAAGTTCCAGCACCCCGAAGGAGATCACTTTACCCTCATCAACATTTTCACGGCGTTCAAACGTTGTCGACAGGACCCGC GTTACGACGTGGACAAGTGGTGTAGCGACTTCCACCTGGACCGTGGGGCTTTAACGGCGGCAGACATCCTTCACGTCGACATGGCCGACACGCTGGCGAGGATCGAGCTGCCCGTGTCGGCGCCCGCCTTCAGCTCACGGGCTAACAGCGTCAACGTCAGGAGAGCTCTGCTGGCCGGCTTCTTCATGCAG GTGGCGCGTGATGTGGACGGCTCGGGCAACTTCTTGATTCTGACCAACAAGCATGTGGCGCAGATCCACTGGCCGTCGGGTTACTGCGTCAAGAGTCTGACGGCGGAGCCCGTGGAGTGGCTGCTGTTCCACGAGCACTCCTTCTCACTGGACAACTGTCTCCGCATCGTCACACCAATCGCACCAGAAGA GTTCATTCAGATGGTGCCACAGTATTTCTTCTCCAATCTGCCACAGAGTGAGAGCAAAGTTCTCCTGCAGAATATTCTGGACAGTTCAGCATCTCGCTGCGGTGACAAGAAAGCAACCAACTCCCAGCAAGCGACCACACACGACCGCTGCCTTGTTCAGTGA
- the LOC133409514 gene encoding putative pre-mRNA-splicing factor ATP-dependent RNA helicase DHX32 isoform X3, protein MRSEAAGPMALDTLSVQDSFEGSDKEEYDGVLELNQFDGLPYSSRFYTLLKERKHLSIWNIKRDFMDALVKEQVVIVAAATATGRSSQIPEWCTEFCLSLQFRHGTVACSQTQAQQAVDLALRVADEMDVNIGHEVGYRIPLQTCCADDTVLRYCTDDTLLREMMSDPLLERYAVVVVDQVHQRTVATDILQGLLKNITLQRPDLRVVLLTATRLSPKHLSLFSGTTGPPPVIDLDSRTAGEVVYSDTGESYFCSALRLVLEIHRSEEDGDVVVFLVTSQEIELALDILHHESLSFPPNLGRFLPIAVHPDQSGTLTTLGENDPSRTRRVLLTASPNEDFFWAVNSVNFVIDVGLEKRYVYNPRIRTNTVTIQPISASQARSRKQLVGPTGKCFCIYPEDRQLPDDIRPHIVESDVTSTVLFLKRMEIAGLGQCDFIDKPDPEGLMQALEELDYLAALDDDGNLSEIGIIMSEFPVQPQLAKALLASCEFDCVSELLIIAAMLTAPTCFKLPADDLKTDVSRRHAKFQHPEGDHFTLINIFTAFKRCRQDPRYDVDKWCSDFHLDRGALTAADILHVDMADTLARIELPVSAPAFSSRANSVNVRRALLAGFFMQVARDVDGSGNFLILTNKHVAQIHWPSGYCVKSLTAEPVEWLLFHEHSFSLDNCLRIVTPIAPEEFIQMVPQYFFSNLPQSESKVLLQNILDSSASRCGDKKATNSQQATTHDRCLVQ, encoded by the exons ATGAGATCCGAAGCGGCCGGTCCGATGGCGCTGGACACTTTGAGCGTACAGGACTCCTTTGAAGGCTCGGACAAGGAAGAATATGACGGCGTTTTGGAGCTGAACCAGTTCGACGGACTGCCGTACTCGTCCAGATTTTACACGCTGCTGAAGGAAAGGAAACATCTTTCAATCTGGAACATCAAGAGGGACTTCATGGACGCGCTGGTCAAAGAACAAGTCGTCATTGTCGCAGCTGCTACTGCAACTGGAAGGAGCTCTCAA ATTCCCGAGTGGTGTACCGAATTCTGCCTGTCGCTCCAGTTCCGGCACGGCACGGTGGCGTGCAGTCAGACGCAGGCGCAGCAGGCAGTGGACTTGGCCTTGAGGGTGGCCGACGAGATGGACGTCAACATTGGTCACGAGGTCGGCTACAGGATCCCCCTGCAGACGTGCTGCGCCGACGACACCGTCCTCAG GTACTGTACAGATGACACCCTCCTGAGAGAGATGATGTCAGACCCTCTGCTGGAGCGCTAcgctgtggtggtggtggaccAGGTGCACCAGAGGACTGTGGCCACTGACATTCTCCAGGGCCTGCTGAAAAACATAACCCTGCAGAGGCCGGACCTCCGCGTGGTCCTCCTCACCGCGACAAGGCTCAGTCCCAAACATCTGTCTCTCTTCTCCGGAACCACGGGGCCACCACCCGTGATCGACCTGGACAGTCGGACCGCAGGGGAGGTGGTCTACAGCGATACAGGCGAAAGCTACTTCTGCTCAGCGCTGCGTCTGGTCCTGGAAATCCACCGCTCTGAGGAGGATGGGGACGTGGTCGTAtttctggtcaccagtcag GAGATAGAACTGGCTCTTGACATCCTGCATCATGAAAGCCTGAGCTTCCCCCCTAACCTGGGAAGATTCCTGCCCATCGCCGTGCACCCTGACCAGTCTGGAACCCTCACCACCCTGGGCGAGAATGACCCAAGTCGGACACGAAGGGTTTTGCTCACCGCCAGCCCAAATGAGGACTTCTTTTGGGCTGTCAACTCAGTTAACTTTGTCATCGATGTGGGCTTGGAGAAAAGATAC GTTTACAACCCGAGGATCCGAACAAACACCGTCACAATTCAGCCGATCAGCGCCAGTCAAGCGAGGAGCCGCAAACAGCTTGTTGGTCCAACAG ggAAGTGTTTCTGCATTTATCCCGAGGACAGACAGCTTCCGGACGACATTCGCCCGCACATCGTGGAGTCCGACGTGACCTCCACGGTGCTCTTTTTGAAAAGGATGGAGATCGCCGGCTTGGGCCAATGTGATTTCATCGACAAGCCAG ATCCAGAGGGTCTGATGCAGGCCTTGGAGGAACTGGACTACCTGGCCGCCCTGGATGACGACGGCAACCTGTCTGAGATCGGCATCATCATGTCGGAGTTCCCTGTGCAGCCTCAGCTGGCCAAGGCTCTGCTGGCCTCCTGCGAGTTCGACTGCGTCAGCGAGCTGCTCATCATCGCCGCCATGCTCACAG CTCCAACATGCTTCAAGCTTCCTGCGGATGACTTAAAGACGGACGTGTCTCGACGTCACGCTAAGTTCCAGCACCCCGAAGGAGATCACTTTACCCTCATCAACATTTTCACGGCGTTCAAACGTTGTCGACAGGACCCGC GTTACGACGTGGACAAGTGGTGTAGCGACTTCCACCTGGACCGTGGGGCTTTAACGGCGGCAGACATCCTTCACGTCGACATGGCCGACACGCTGGCGAGGATCGAGCTGCCCGTGTCGGCGCCCGCCTTCAGCTCACGGGCTAACAGCGTCAACGTCAGGAGAGCTCTGCTGGCCGGCTTCTTCATGCAG GTGGCGCGTGATGTGGACGGCTCGGGCAACTTCTTGATTCTGACCAACAAGCATGTGGCGCAGATCCACTGGCCGTCGGGTTACTGCGTCAAGAGTCTGACGGCGGAGCCCGTGGAGTGGCTGCTGTTCCACGAGCACTCCTTCTCACTGGACAACTGTCTCCGCATCGTCACACCAATCGCACCAGAAGA GTTCATTCAGATGGTGCCACAGTATTTCTTCTCCAATCTGCCACAGAGTGAGAGCAAAGTTCTCCTGCAGAATATTCTGGACAGTTCAGCATCTCGCTGCGGTGACAAGAAAGCAACCAACTCCCAGCAAGCGACCACACACGACCGCTGCCTTGTTCAGTGA